In one window of Brassica rapa cultivar Chiifu-401-42 chromosome A07, CAAS_Brap_v3.01, whole genome shotgun sequence DNA:
- the LOC103831566 gene encoding probable LRR receptor-like serine/threonine-protein kinase At1g56130 codes for MMSRLRLYLCLILTVWFLCIICSVHVVRAQNRTGASTHPNEARALNSIFAKWKIHAPREWNISGELCSGAAIDDGVTIDSRAYNPLIKCDCNFVNSTICRITALKVYAIDVVGTIPEELWTLEYLTNLNLGQNYLTGPLSRAIGNLTRMEWLTFGINALSGPIPKEIGLLRELKSLAVSSNNFSGSIPAEIGSCTKLQQIYIDSSGLSGEIPLSFANLVDLQVVWMMDLEVTGRIPDFIGNWTKLVSLRILGTGLSGPIPSSFSNLASLTELRLGDISNGSSSLEFIKTMKSLSILVLRNSNLEGTIPSNIGEYSSLLQVDLSFNKLHGPIPTSLFNLSRLSHLFLGNNKLIGSLPTQKSQSLKNIDVSYNNLSGSLPSWVSLPNLKLNLVANNFTLKGLNKRVLPGLKCMQKNFPCNRGKGIYSDFSINCGGPEIRSVSGALFEKEDEDLGPASFFVSASQRWAASSVGLFAGSSNNIYIATSQSQFVNTLDSELFQSARLSASSLRYYGLGLENGGYTVTIQFAEIQMIGSNTWRGVARRRFDIYVQGKLVEKDFDVRGTAGGSNLRAVQREYKANVSENYLEVHLFWAGKGTCCIPIQGAYGPLVSAVSATPDFTPTVVNIPPSKGKNRTGTIVSV; via the exons ATGATGTCCAGGCTACGACTGTATCTATGTCTGATCCTAACTGTATGGTTCTTGTGTATCATCTGTTCGGTTCATGTGGTTAGAGCTCAAAACCGTACTGGGGCCTCTACTCATCCCAACGAAG cGCGTGCATTGAACTCCATCTTCGCGAAATGGAAGATTCATGCGCCGAGGGAATGGAACATCAGCGGCGAGCTTTGCTCCGGCGCGGCCATAGACGACGGTGTCACCATCGACAGTCGTGCATATAACCCTCTGATCAAATGCGACTGTAATTTCGTCAACTCCACAATATGCCGCATCACTGCACT GAAGGTTTATGCGATAGATGTTGTAGGAACTATACCTGAAGAGCTCTGGACTTTGGAATACCTCACAAACCT GAACTTGGGTCAAAACTATCTGACAGGACCATTGTCTCGTGCAATTGGAAACCTGACGAGAATGGAATGGCT GACTTTTGGGATCAATGCGTTGTCTGGCCCTATCCCTAAGGAAATTGGTTTGCTTAGAGAGTTAAAATCGCT TGCTGTTAGTTCAAATAACTTTTCCGGTTCTATCCCAGCTGAGATTGGGAGTTGTACAAAGCTACAACAAAT CTACATAGATAGTTCTGGACTCAGTGGGGAAATACCCTTGTCATTTGCTAATCTTGTGGATCTGCAAGTTGT TTGGATGATGGATCTGGAAGTTACAGGTCGGATACCAGACTTTATAGGAAACTGGACCAAACTTGTTTCCTT GAGAATTCTCGGAACTGGTTTGAGTGGTCCGATACCGTCGTCATTTTCTAACTTAGCTTCTCTGACAGAACT GAGGCTAGGTGATATATCTAATGGAAGCTCTTCTCTTGAATTCATCAAAACCATGAAATCTCTAAGTATATT AGTATTGAGGAACAGCAATCTTGAAGGGACAATACCCTCTAACATTGGAGAATACTCAAGTTTGCTACAAGT TGATTTAAGCTTCAACAAACTACATGGACCAATACCGACTTCACTTTTCAACTTAAGTCGACTTAGTCACTT GTTTCTGGGAAACAACAAGTTGATTGGTTCCTTGCCCACTCAAAAGAGCCAGTCTTTGAAAAATAT AGATGTGTCGTACAATAATTTGTCTGGAAGTCTTCCTTCATGGGTCAGCTTACCAAACTTGAAACT CAACCTAGTCGCTAACAACTTCACACTGAAAGGTCTTAACAAGAG agTTTTACCAGGACTGAAATGCATGCAGAAGAACTTCCCATGCAATAGGGGAAAAGGCATCT ATTCTGACTTTTCGATCAACTGCGGAGGGCCAGAGATAAGGTCTGTTAGCGGAGCACTATTTGAGAAGGAGGACGAGGATCTTGGACCAGCTTCGTTCTTCGTGAGTGCTTCTCAGAGATGGGCAGCCAGTAGCGTAGGACTTTTTGCCGGAAGCAgcaataatatatacatagcTACTTCACAATCACAATTCGTCAACACTTTGGACTCGGAGCTTTTTCAGTCAGCAAGACTCTCTGCATCTTCCCTAAGGTATTACGGGTTGGGGCTAGAAAATGGAGGCTATACAGTGACAATTCAGTTTGCTGAAATACAAATGATAGGTTCCAACACTTGGAGAGGTGTTGCAAGAAGAAGATTTGACATTTATGTCCAG GGAAAACTTGTTGAAAAGGATTTCGATGTACGGGGAACAGCTGGTGGCTCTAATCTTAGAGCTGTTCAGAGAGAATATAAAGCAAATGTATCAGAAAATTACCTCGAAGTTCATCTTTTCTGGGCTGGAAAAGGGACATGCTGTATTCCGATTCAGGGGGCTTATGGGCCATTAGTATCAGCCGTTAGTGCAACACCAG ATTTTACTCCAACTGTGGTTAATATACCGCCATCAAAGGGAAAGAACAGGACTGGTACTATTGTTAGTGTCTGA